The following are encoded together in the Echeneis naucrates chromosome 9, fEcheNa1.1, whole genome shotgun sequence genome:
- the LOC115048500 gene encoding transducin-like enhancer protein 1 isoform X3, translating into MFPQGRHPTPHQAPGQPFKFTIPESLDRIKEEFQFLQAQYHSLKLECEKLASEKTEMQRHYVMYYEMSYGLNIEMHKQTEIAKRLNTICAQVIPFLSQEHQQQVVQAVERAKQVTMAELNAVIGQHLSHNHGGAPVPLTPHPAGLHPSQLGGSAGLLALSGALGAVPPHLAGKDGGDKKPHLSGPEAHTGGPEQLREREPGTSNSLLPESLRNLDKRRNGPEFPNDSKKRKADDKDSSHYDSDGEKSDDNLVVDVSNEDPASPRGTPLPSPRENGLDKARLLKKDPCSPASTASSASSSSLKSKEMAMRDKAGTPGLKSSTPTPRGDSTPGPSSTPGIRPNLSKPPSMEIPHPPTAGLRTPLAVPGPYPGAFGMLPHAAGMNGELAGAAGAAAYAAGLHNMSPQMTAAAAAAVAAYGRSPMVGFDPHPHMRVPGMPPSLTGIPGGKPAYSFHVAADGQMQPVPFPPDALVGPGIPRHARQINTLNHGEVVCAVTISNPTRHVYTGGKGCVKVWDISHPGNKSPVSQLDCLNRDNYIRSCRLLPDGRTLIVGGEASTLSIWDLATPTPRIKAELTSSAPACYALAISPDSKVCFSCCSDGNIAVWDLHNQTLVRQFQGHTDGASCIDISNDGTKLWTGGLDNTVRSWDLREGRQLQQHDFTSQIFSLGYCPTGEWLAVGMESSNVEVLHVTKPDKYQLHLHESCVLSLQFAYCGKWFVSTGKDNLLNAWRTPYGASIFQSKESSSVLSCDISVDDKYIVTGSGDKKATVYEVIY; encoded by the exons CAGGCACAGTACCACAG cCTCAAGCTGGAGTGTGAGAAGTTGGCCAGTGAAAAGACGGAAATGCAGAGACACTATGTCATG TACTATGAGATGTCTTATGGCCTCAACATCGAAATGCACAAACAG ACTGAGATAGCCAAGAGACTAAACACCATCTGTGCACAAGTCATTCCCTTCCTCTCACAGGAG CATCAACAGCAGGTTGTCCAAGCTGTGGAGCGTGCCAAACAAGTGACCATGGCAGAGCTCAATGCTGTCATCGGG CAACATCTATCCCACAACCACGGTGGTGCCCCTGTGCCCCTTACCCCTCACCCTGCTGGTCTCCACCCATCTCAGCTGGGTGGTTCAGCTGGCCTCCTGGCTCTATCAGGTGCACTTGGTGCTGTTCCTCCCCATCTGGCAGGAAAAGATGGTGGGGATAAAAAGCCCCACCTGTCTGGACCAGAGGCACACACTGGAGGACCTGAGCAACTTAGAG AGCGTGAGCCTGGCACG AGTAATTCATTGCTTCCAGAAAGTCTTAGGAACTTGGATAAGCGACGCAATGGACCTGAGTTTCCAAACGATTCAAAGAAACGCAAGGCTGATGACAAGGACTCTAGCCACTAT GAtagtgatggagagaaaagtgATGATAATTTAGTGGTGGATGTCTCAAATGAG GATCCAGCCTCTCCTCGTGGCACACCTCTTCCCTCACCAAGAGAGAATGGTCTGGATAAAGCACGTCTTCTCAAGAAAGACCCCTGTAGTCCAGCCTCTACAGCATCATCAGCTAGCTCCTCCTCCCTCAAGTCCAAAGAGATGGCAATG CGAGATAAGGCAGGCACACCTGGGCTAAAGTCAAGCACACCCACACCCCGAGGTGACTCCACCCCTGGGCCAAGCTCCACACCTGGAATCCGACCAAATCTATCCAAACCTCCCTCCATGGAGATACCACATCCACCAA CTGCAGGTTTGCGGACACCGCTTGCTGTACCAGGTCCATATCCAGGTGCATTTGGCATGTTGCCCCATGCAGCAGGGATGAATGGGGAGTTGGCGGGTGCAGCTGGGGCTGCAGCCTATGCCGCTGGGTTACACAATATGTCACCTCAGATGACTGCTGCGGCTGcggctgctgtggctgcttaTGGCCGTTCACCCATG GTTGGTTTTGATCCTCATCCTCATATGCGAGTGCCTGGAATGCCTCCCAGTCTGACAGGAATTCCCGGCGGCAAACC GGCCTACTCTTTTCACGTGGCGGCCGATGGGCAGATGCAGCCAGTGCCATTCCCCCCAGATGCTTTGGTTGGCCCAGGGATCCCTCGCCATGCCCGTCAGATCAACACACTGAACCATGGAGAAGTGGTGTGCGCTGTTACCATTAGTAACCCCACCCGACACGTTTACACAGGAGGGAAGGGTTGTGTCAAGGTCTGGGACATTAGTCACCCTGGAAACAAGAGCCCTGTGTCGCAGCTTGACTGCCTG AACAGAGACAACTACATCCGCTCTTGTCGCCTCCTCCCTGATGGCCGAACACTGATAGTGGGAGGCGAGGCAAGCACGTTGTCAATCTGGGACTTGGCCACACCTACTCCCAGGATCAAGGCAGAGTTAACATCATCAGCACCAGCATGCTATGCTCTGGCCATCAGCCCAGACTCCAAAGTCTGCTTCTCTTGCTGCAGTGACGGTAACATCGCAGTCTGGGATTTACACAACCAGACACTTGTAAG GCAGTTCCAGGGCCACACAGATGGAGCCAGCTGCATTGACATCTCCAACGATGGCACCAAGCTGTGGACCGGAGGCCTTGATAACACTGTTCGCTCCTGGGATCTGAGAGAGGGacggcagctgcagcagcatgactTTACATCACAG ATTTTCTCTCTTGGCTACTGTCCGACAGGAGAGTGGCTTGCTGTGGGTATGGAGAGCAGCAATGTTGAGGTCCTCCATGTCACCAAGCCTGACAAATACCAGCTTCATCTACATGAGAGCTGTGTCCTCTCCCTGCAGTTTGCCTACTGTG GTAAATGGTTTGTGAGCACAGGAAAGGATAACTTACTGAATGCATGGAGGACACCATATGGAGCGAGCATATTCCAG TCTAAAGAATCATCGTCGGTACTAAGCTGTGACATATCTGTGGACGACAAGTACATTGTCACTGGTTCAGGGGACAAGAAGGCCACTGTTTACGAGGTCATCTACTAA
- the LOC115048500 gene encoding transducin-like enhancer protein 1 isoform X2, which translates to MFPQGRHPTPHQAPGQPFKFTIPESLDRIKEEFQFLQAQYHSLKLECEKLASEKTEMQRHYVMYYEMSYGLNIEMHKQTEIAKRLNTICAQVIPFLSQEHQQQVVQAVERAKQVTMAELNAVIGVRGLPGLPPTQHLSHNHGGAPVPLTPHPAGLHPSQLGGSAGLLALSGALGAVPPHLAGKDGGDKKPHLSGPEAHTGGPEQLREREPGTSNSLLPESLRNLDKRRNGPEFPNDSKKRKADDKDSSHYDSDGEKSDDNLVVDVSNEDPASPRGTPLPSPRENGLDKARLLKKDPCSPASTASSASSSSLKSKEMAMRDKAGTPGLKSSTPTPRGDSTPGPSSTPGIRPNLSKPPSMEIPHPPTAGLRTPLAVPGPYPGAFGMLPHAAGMNGELAGAAGAAAYAAGLHNMSPQMTAAAAAAVAAYGRSPMVGFDPHPHMRVPGMPPSLTGIPGGKPAYSFHVAADGQMQPVPFPPDALVGPGIPRHARQINTLNHGEVVCAVTISNPTRHVYTGGKGCVKVWDISHPGNKSPVSQLDCLNRDNYIRSCRLLPDGRTLIVGGEASTLSIWDLATPTPRIKAELTSSAPACYALAISPDSKVCFSCCSDGNIAVWDLHNQTLVRQFQGHTDGASCIDISNDGTKLWTGGLDNTVRSWDLREGRQLQQHDFTSQIFSLGYCPTGEWLAVGMESSNVEVLHVTKPDKYQLHLHESCVLSLQFAYCGKWFVSTGKDNLLNAWRTPYGASIFQSKESSSVLSCDISVDDKYIVTGSGDKKATVYEVIY; encoded by the exons CAGGCACAGTACCACAG cCTCAAGCTGGAGTGTGAGAAGTTGGCCAGTGAAAAGACGGAAATGCAGAGACACTATGTCATG TACTATGAGATGTCTTATGGCCTCAACATCGAAATGCACAAACAG ACTGAGATAGCCAAGAGACTAAACACCATCTGTGCACAAGTCATTCCCTTCCTCTCACAGGAG CATCAACAGCAGGTTGTCCAAGCTGTGGAGCGTGCCAAACAAGTGACCATGGCAGAGCTCAATGCTGTCATCGGGGTACGTGGATTGCCAGGTCTTCCACCCACA CAACATCTATCCCACAACCACGGTGGTGCCCCTGTGCCCCTTACCCCTCACCCTGCTGGTCTCCACCCATCTCAGCTGGGTGGTTCAGCTGGCCTCCTGGCTCTATCAGGTGCACTTGGTGCTGTTCCTCCCCATCTGGCAGGAAAAGATGGTGGGGATAAAAAGCCCCACCTGTCTGGACCAGAGGCACACACTGGAGGACCTGAGCAACTTAGAG AGCGTGAGCCTGGCACG AGTAATTCATTGCTTCCAGAAAGTCTTAGGAACTTGGATAAGCGACGCAATGGACCTGAGTTTCCAAACGATTCAAAGAAACGCAAGGCTGATGACAAGGACTCTAGCCACTAT GAtagtgatggagagaaaagtgATGATAATTTAGTGGTGGATGTCTCAAATGAG GATCCAGCCTCTCCTCGTGGCACACCTCTTCCCTCACCAAGAGAGAATGGTCTGGATAAAGCACGTCTTCTCAAGAAAGACCCCTGTAGTCCAGCCTCTACAGCATCATCAGCTAGCTCCTCCTCCCTCAAGTCCAAAGAGATGGCAATG CGAGATAAGGCAGGCACACCTGGGCTAAAGTCAAGCACACCCACACCCCGAGGTGACTCCACCCCTGGGCCAAGCTCCACACCTGGAATCCGACCAAATCTATCCAAACCTCCCTCCATGGAGATACCACATCCACCAA CTGCAGGTTTGCGGACACCGCTTGCTGTACCAGGTCCATATCCAGGTGCATTTGGCATGTTGCCCCATGCAGCAGGGATGAATGGGGAGTTGGCGGGTGCAGCTGGGGCTGCAGCCTATGCCGCTGGGTTACACAATATGTCACCTCAGATGACTGCTGCGGCTGcggctgctgtggctgcttaTGGCCGTTCACCCATG GTTGGTTTTGATCCTCATCCTCATATGCGAGTGCCTGGAATGCCTCCCAGTCTGACAGGAATTCCCGGCGGCAAACC GGCCTACTCTTTTCACGTGGCGGCCGATGGGCAGATGCAGCCAGTGCCATTCCCCCCAGATGCTTTGGTTGGCCCAGGGATCCCTCGCCATGCCCGTCAGATCAACACACTGAACCATGGAGAAGTGGTGTGCGCTGTTACCATTAGTAACCCCACCCGACACGTTTACACAGGAGGGAAGGGTTGTGTCAAGGTCTGGGACATTAGTCACCCTGGAAACAAGAGCCCTGTGTCGCAGCTTGACTGCCTG AACAGAGACAACTACATCCGCTCTTGTCGCCTCCTCCCTGATGGCCGAACACTGATAGTGGGAGGCGAGGCAAGCACGTTGTCAATCTGGGACTTGGCCACACCTACTCCCAGGATCAAGGCAGAGTTAACATCATCAGCACCAGCATGCTATGCTCTGGCCATCAGCCCAGACTCCAAAGTCTGCTTCTCTTGCTGCAGTGACGGTAACATCGCAGTCTGGGATTTACACAACCAGACACTTGTAAG GCAGTTCCAGGGCCACACAGATGGAGCCAGCTGCATTGACATCTCCAACGATGGCACCAAGCTGTGGACCGGAGGCCTTGATAACACTGTTCGCTCCTGGGATCTGAGAGAGGGacggcagctgcagcagcatgactTTACATCACAG ATTTTCTCTCTTGGCTACTGTCCGACAGGAGAGTGGCTTGCTGTGGGTATGGAGAGCAGCAATGTTGAGGTCCTCCATGTCACCAAGCCTGACAAATACCAGCTTCATCTACATGAGAGCTGTGTCCTCTCCCTGCAGTTTGCCTACTGTG GTAAATGGTTTGTGAGCACAGGAAAGGATAACTTACTGAATGCATGGAGGACACCATATGGAGCGAGCATATTCCAG TCTAAAGAATCATCGTCGGTACTAAGCTGTGACATATCTGTGGACGACAAGTACATTGTCACTGGTTCAGGGGACAAGAAGGCCACTGTTTACGAGGTCATCTACTAA
- the LOC115048500 gene encoding transducin-like enhancer protein 1 isoform X1 has translation MFPQGRHPTPHQAPGQPFKFTIPESLDRIKEEFQFLQAQYHSLKLECEKLASEKTEMQRHYVMYYEMSYGLNIEMHKQTEIAKRLNTICAQVIPFLSQEHQQQVVQAVERAKQVTMAELNAVIGVRGLPGLPPTQQHLSHNHGGAPVPLTPHPAGLHPSQLGGSAGLLALSGALGAVPPHLAGKDGGDKKPHLSGPEAHTGGPEQLREREPGTSNSLLPESLRNLDKRRNGPEFPNDSKKRKADDKDSSHYDSDGEKSDDNLVVDVSNEDPASPRGTPLPSPRENGLDKARLLKKDPCSPASTASSASSSSLKSKEMAMRDKAGTPGLKSSTPTPRGDSTPGPSSTPGIRPNLSKPPSMEIPHPPTAGLRTPLAVPGPYPGAFGMLPHAAGMNGELAGAAGAAAYAAGLHNMSPQMTAAAAAAVAAYGRSPMVGFDPHPHMRVPGMPPSLTGIPGGKPAYSFHVAADGQMQPVPFPPDALVGPGIPRHARQINTLNHGEVVCAVTISNPTRHVYTGGKGCVKVWDISHPGNKSPVSQLDCLNRDNYIRSCRLLPDGRTLIVGGEASTLSIWDLATPTPRIKAELTSSAPACYALAISPDSKVCFSCCSDGNIAVWDLHNQTLVRQFQGHTDGASCIDISNDGTKLWTGGLDNTVRSWDLREGRQLQQHDFTSQIFSLGYCPTGEWLAVGMESSNVEVLHVTKPDKYQLHLHESCVLSLQFAYCGKWFVSTGKDNLLNAWRTPYGASIFQSKESSSVLSCDISVDDKYIVTGSGDKKATVYEVIY, from the exons CAGGCACAGTACCACAG cCTCAAGCTGGAGTGTGAGAAGTTGGCCAGTGAAAAGACGGAAATGCAGAGACACTATGTCATG TACTATGAGATGTCTTATGGCCTCAACATCGAAATGCACAAACAG ACTGAGATAGCCAAGAGACTAAACACCATCTGTGCACAAGTCATTCCCTTCCTCTCACAGGAG CATCAACAGCAGGTTGTCCAAGCTGTGGAGCGTGCCAAACAAGTGACCATGGCAGAGCTCAATGCTGTCATCGGGGTACGTGGATTGCCAGGTCTTCCACCCACA CAGCAACATCTATCCCACAACCACGGTGGTGCCCCTGTGCCCCTTACCCCTCACCCTGCTGGTCTCCACCCATCTCAGCTGGGTGGTTCAGCTGGCCTCCTGGCTCTATCAGGTGCACTTGGTGCTGTTCCTCCCCATCTGGCAGGAAAAGATGGTGGGGATAAAAAGCCCCACCTGTCTGGACCAGAGGCACACACTGGAGGACCTGAGCAACTTAGAG AGCGTGAGCCTGGCACG AGTAATTCATTGCTTCCAGAAAGTCTTAGGAACTTGGATAAGCGACGCAATGGACCTGAGTTTCCAAACGATTCAAAGAAACGCAAGGCTGATGACAAGGACTCTAGCCACTAT GAtagtgatggagagaaaagtgATGATAATTTAGTGGTGGATGTCTCAAATGAG GATCCAGCCTCTCCTCGTGGCACACCTCTTCCCTCACCAAGAGAGAATGGTCTGGATAAAGCACGTCTTCTCAAGAAAGACCCCTGTAGTCCAGCCTCTACAGCATCATCAGCTAGCTCCTCCTCCCTCAAGTCCAAAGAGATGGCAATG CGAGATAAGGCAGGCACACCTGGGCTAAAGTCAAGCACACCCACACCCCGAGGTGACTCCACCCCTGGGCCAAGCTCCACACCTGGAATCCGACCAAATCTATCCAAACCTCCCTCCATGGAGATACCACATCCACCAA CTGCAGGTTTGCGGACACCGCTTGCTGTACCAGGTCCATATCCAGGTGCATTTGGCATGTTGCCCCATGCAGCAGGGATGAATGGGGAGTTGGCGGGTGCAGCTGGGGCTGCAGCCTATGCCGCTGGGTTACACAATATGTCACCTCAGATGACTGCTGCGGCTGcggctgctgtggctgcttaTGGCCGTTCACCCATG GTTGGTTTTGATCCTCATCCTCATATGCGAGTGCCTGGAATGCCTCCCAGTCTGACAGGAATTCCCGGCGGCAAACC GGCCTACTCTTTTCACGTGGCGGCCGATGGGCAGATGCAGCCAGTGCCATTCCCCCCAGATGCTTTGGTTGGCCCAGGGATCCCTCGCCATGCCCGTCAGATCAACACACTGAACCATGGAGAAGTGGTGTGCGCTGTTACCATTAGTAACCCCACCCGACACGTTTACACAGGAGGGAAGGGTTGTGTCAAGGTCTGGGACATTAGTCACCCTGGAAACAAGAGCCCTGTGTCGCAGCTTGACTGCCTG AACAGAGACAACTACATCCGCTCTTGTCGCCTCCTCCCTGATGGCCGAACACTGATAGTGGGAGGCGAGGCAAGCACGTTGTCAATCTGGGACTTGGCCACACCTACTCCCAGGATCAAGGCAGAGTTAACATCATCAGCACCAGCATGCTATGCTCTGGCCATCAGCCCAGACTCCAAAGTCTGCTTCTCTTGCTGCAGTGACGGTAACATCGCAGTCTGGGATTTACACAACCAGACACTTGTAAG GCAGTTCCAGGGCCACACAGATGGAGCCAGCTGCATTGACATCTCCAACGATGGCACCAAGCTGTGGACCGGAGGCCTTGATAACACTGTTCGCTCCTGGGATCTGAGAGAGGGacggcagctgcagcagcatgactTTACATCACAG ATTTTCTCTCTTGGCTACTGTCCGACAGGAGAGTGGCTTGCTGTGGGTATGGAGAGCAGCAATGTTGAGGTCCTCCATGTCACCAAGCCTGACAAATACCAGCTTCATCTACATGAGAGCTGTGTCCTCTCCCTGCAGTTTGCCTACTGTG GTAAATGGTTTGTGAGCACAGGAAAGGATAACTTACTGAATGCATGGAGGACACCATATGGAGCGAGCATATTCCAG TCTAAAGAATCATCGTCGGTACTAAGCTGTGACATATCTGTGGACGACAAGTACATTGTCACTGGTTCAGGGGACAAGAAGGCCACTGTTTACGAGGTCATCTACTAA
- the LOC115048500 gene encoding transducin-like enhancer protein 1 isoform X8, translating into MFPQGRHPTPHQAPGQPFKFTIPESLDRIKEEFQFLQAQYHSLKLECEKLASEKTEMQRHYVMYYEMSYGLNIEMHKQTEIAKRLNTICAQVIPFLSQEHQQQVVQAVERAKQVTMAELNAVIGQQHLSHNHGGAPVPLTPHPAGLHPSQLGGSAGLLALSGALGAVPPHLAGKDGGDKKPHLSGPEAHTGGPEQLREREPGTSNSLLPESLRNLDKRRNGPEFPNDSKKRKADDKDSSHYDSDGEKSDDNLVVDVSNEDPASPRGTPLPSPRENGLDKARLLKKDPCSPASTASSASSSSLKSKEMAMRDKAGTPGLKSSTPTPRGDSTPGPSSTPGIRPNLSKPPSMEIPHPPTAGLRTPLAVPGPYPGAFGMLPHAAGMNGELAGAAGAAAYAAGLHNMSPQMTAAAAAAVAAYGRSPMVGFDPHPHMRVPGMPPSLTGIPGGKPAYSFHVAADGQMQPVPFPPDALVGPGIPRHARQINTLNHGEVVCAVTISNPTRHVYTGGKGCVKVWDISHPGNKSPVSQLDCLNRDNYIRSCRLLPDGRTLIVGGEASTLSIWDLATPTPRIKAELTSSAPACYALAISPDSKVCFSCCSDGNIAVWDLHNQTLVRQFQGHTDGASCIDISNDGTKLWTGGLDNTVRSWDLREGRQLQQHDFTSQIFSLGYCPTGEWLAVGMESSNVEVLHVTKPDKYQLHLHESCVLSLQFAYCGKWFVSTGKDNLLNAWRTPYGASIFQSKESSSVLSCDISVDDKYIVTGSGDKKATVYEVIY; encoded by the exons CAGGCACAGTACCACAG cCTCAAGCTGGAGTGTGAGAAGTTGGCCAGTGAAAAGACGGAAATGCAGAGACACTATGTCATG TACTATGAGATGTCTTATGGCCTCAACATCGAAATGCACAAACAG ACTGAGATAGCCAAGAGACTAAACACCATCTGTGCACAAGTCATTCCCTTCCTCTCACAGGAG CATCAACAGCAGGTTGTCCAAGCTGTGGAGCGTGCCAAACAAGTGACCATGGCAGAGCTCAATGCTGTCATCGGG CAGCAACATCTATCCCACAACCACGGTGGTGCCCCTGTGCCCCTTACCCCTCACCCTGCTGGTCTCCACCCATCTCAGCTGGGTGGTTCAGCTGGCCTCCTGGCTCTATCAGGTGCACTTGGTGCTGTTCCTCCCCATCTGGCAGGAAAAGATGGTGGGGATAAAAAGCCCCACCTGTCTGGACCAGAGGCACACACTGGAGGACCTGAGCAACTTAGAG AGCGTGAGCCTGGCACG AGTAATTCATTGCTTCCAGAAAGTCTTAGGAACTTGGATAAGCGACGCAATGGACCTGAGTTTCCAAACGATTCAAAGAAACGCAAGGCTGATGACAAGGACTCTAGCCACTAT GAtagtgatggagagaaaagtgATGATAATTTAGTGGTGGATGTCTCAAATGAG GATCCAGCCTCTCCTCGTGGCACACCTCTTCCCTCACCAAGAGAGAATGGTCTGGATAAAGCACGTCTTCTCAAGAAAGACCCCTGTAGTCCAGCCTCTACAGCATCATCAGCTAGCTCCTCCTCCCTCAAGTCCAAAGAGATGGCAATG CGAGATAAGGCAGGCACACCTGGGCTAAAGTCAAGCACACCCACACCCCGAGGTGACTCCACCCCTGGGCCAAGCTCCACACCTGGAATCCGACCAAATCTATCCAAACCTCCCTCCATGGAGATACCACATCCACCAA CTGCAGGTTTGCGGACACCGCTTGCTGTACCAGGTCCATATCCAGGTGCATTTGGCATGTTGCCCCATGCAGCAGGGATGAATGGGGAGTTGGCGGGTGCAGCTGGGGCTGCAGCCTATGCCGCTGGGTTACACAATATGTCACCTCAGATGACTGCTGCGGCTGcggctgctgtggctgcttaTGGCCGTTCACCCATG GTTGGTTTTGATCCTCATCCTCATATGCGAGTGCCTGGAATGCCTCCCAGTCTGACAGGAATTCCCGGCGGCAAACC GGCCTACTCTTTTCACGTGGCGGCCGATGGGCAGATGCAGCCAGTGCCATTCCCCCCAGATGCTTTGGTTGGCCCAGGGATCCCTCGCCATGCCCGTCAGATCAACACACTGAACCATGGAGAAGTGGTGTGCGCTGTTACCATTAGTAACCCCACCCGACACGTTTACACAGGAGGGAAGGGTTGTGTCAAGGTCTGGGACATTAGTCACCCTGGAAACAAGAGCCCTGTGTCGCAGCTTGACTGCCTG AACAGAGACAACTACATCCGCTCTTGTCGCCTCCTCCCTGATGGCCGAACACTGATAGTGGGAGGCGAGGCAAGCACGTTGTCAATCTGGGACTTGGCCACACCTACTCCCAGGATCAAGGCAGAGTTAACATCATCAGCACCAGCATGCTATGCTCTGGCCATCAGCCCAGACTCCAAAGTCTGCTTCTCTTGCTGCAGTGACGGTAACATCGCAGTCTGGGATTTACACAACCAGACACTTGTAAG GCAGTTCCAGGGCCACACAGATGGAGCCAGCTGCATTGACATCTCCAACGATGGCACCAAGCTGTGGACCGGAGGCCTTGATAACACTGTTCGCTCCTGGGATCTGAGAGAGGGacggcagctgcagcagcatgactTTACATCACAG ATTTTCTCTCTTGGCTACTGTCCGACAGGAGAGTGGCTTGCTGTGGGTATGGAGAGCAGCAATGTTGAGGTCCTCCATGTCACCAAGCCTGACAAATACCAGCTTCATCTACATGAGAGCTGTGTCCTCTCCCTGCAGTTTGCCTACTGTG GTAAATGGTTTGTGAGCACAGGAAAGGATAACTTACTGAATGCATGGAGGACACCATATGGAGCGAGCATATTCCAG TCTAAAGAATCATCGTCGGTACTAAGCTGTGACATATCTGTGGACGACAAGTACATTGTCACTGGTTCAGGGGACAAGAAGGCCACTGTTTACGAGGTCATCTACTAA